The Pyxidicoccus sp. MSG2 DNA segment CCATGCGCAGTGTGGAGGCAGGCCGCGGTACCCCAAGGGCTGCGCGGCCTCTCCACCGGCCCGGCGCACACCGCCCACACCATGCGGTCGCGCACGACGCGCCATTCGGTCGGGCGCTCCTGCCGCGAAATCATTCCGCCCCTCTTCCGCGCACCTGTCGTGCGCGGCGGGCGAATCACGACCAGGGTCATATTCACCGCATCGAGGGGTGGAACGTCTTCTGTGCGTGGGGACGGTGAGCGTGGCCCTGGGGCCGGGTGGTCCGGCCCGATGCACCCGTGCGCCGTAAGGGCCGCCGCGCCGTCTCCCTCACGTCAGGAGACTCGTCATGCACTCGGTTCACCCGGCAGTTCCTCGCGGTTCGTCTCACGGTGTATGGCTTCGGCGCACGCTGCTCGCCGCGGGCCTGGTTGCCCTGGCGGTAGGTGTCAGCGGTTGTCCCTCGGAGTCCTCCACGTCGGGAAACAAGGCGGCGGAAGGGTCGGCGGCCGACAAGACCCAGGCGGAGGCGCTGGCGAAGAAGGACAAGTGGCAGGAGGGCGAGGCGTGCGTGGCGCACAACGCCCCGGATTGTCCCTCGGACTATCGCGGGGAGTGTCGCTCGGCGCGTGCCAACGGGTGCTCCCACGACAACTGCACCGAGGCGAAGAACCAGGCGCGCGCCAACCTGCGCGCGGTCGTTCCCCAGGAGTGTCACAAGTACATCCAGTCCACGGACCGCTGCATCAACGGGCCCGGCTGCTGAGCGTCACCCGGAACGACGGGGCGTCGCGCCGGGCCGTGCCGCCTCGTCGAGTACACGGGCCAACTGAAAGGCGGGCTCGATGATTCAGGACGGGAAGAGCAGCAGCAGCGTCGTGTAGAGCGAGTACAGCGCCCGGTGCGTCTTCACCGCCGGGTGCGCCGCGGCCTTCGCGTCGGACGGGGGCGGGTCGAGCACGAGGCCCTTCGGCCCGCGCGCGCGATCGCCGTCGAGGTACGCCTCGAGCTTCACCACGCGCGGCTTCCCGTCAGCGCCCTTCGCTGAGAGCGTCGCCAGTCGCACGCGGCCCGCATCCTGCCGGGTCTCTATCTTCACGTCGGTCAGGCCCTTCGTCCCGGCGAACGCCTCGCGGAGTTCCTTCGCCTGCACGGGCGTGAGCTTCACCGACGTCGGGCCCGGCTTCTCTCGTCCCGGCATCGGCGGGGTGTCGTCGCGGCCCCAACTGCGGCTCTCTCGCGTCACCTGGTCGCCCTTCACGGTGAACGTGTACCCACTGCCGCTCGCGTCACGGGAGAACTCGCCTTCTTCCCACGTCAGCGTGAACTCGAGCGGCGCTTCAGCGGCGAGTGCCAGCGAAGACGCGAACAGGGCTACCAGCAGAACAATATGGCGCATGGCCGGCGACGATACACCCGCGAGCCCGCTCTCGTGAGCGTCAGTGGGTGAGACGGCTCAGCGACAACGACTCAGGGGCTGCGCGGCCCGTCCACCCCGCTGGCCTGAGCGTTAACCTTTGAGCCTGGCGGGGGTTAGGCTCTGTATATGACTCCTTCTTCCTCGAAATCGTTCCGAGTCCTGCTTGTCTCCGTGGCGCTGCTGTCTTCGTTGGCCCGAGCCGAGAAGCCCGACGGTCGGGCGGATCGGGCTGAGCGTGCGGCGTGCATCAGCGAGGCCACCCCACTGTTCTCTTCGTCGTGGTCCGGTCGGGCGGACTACGTGGCACGCCTGTGCAAGAAACCTTCCCCCAGCACGATCAGCTGCGTGAAGGACGTGAAGCCCTCGCTCGTCGTCATGTCGGACTGGAGCCGGCACGTCGAGAACCTGTGCAGCCGTGCCACTCCCAGCACCTCCGAGTGTTTCCTCGAGGTGAGGAAGGTGTTGTCCATCCGGTCCGACTGGTTGGACATCGCCGTGACGATGTGCCGGAGAGCGACGCCCGAGACACTCGGCTGCTTCCGTGAGGCATGGAAGCAGCGGTCATTCGACAGTGACGCGACGATCCGCGACTGCGGCGGCGGGAGGTAGCCATTCGACGTCAGGCACGCCGTGCGGCGTCAGGGCTCGTTGAGGATGACGAGGCCCCGGGGGACATTCGCCGTGTACACGTACCCGTCTCCGGGCACGCGGATGCCGTAGGTGCCCTGGAAGATGATGTCCGAGGCTTCGGGGTGGCTCTCCTGGAACGTGTTGAAGTGGGCCACCTGGCGCGGGCGCGTGGGGTTGGAGACGTCCAGCACGCGCACCCCGTCCATGTACCAGGCGACGTACAGCCGCTTGCCCACCAGCAGCATGTTGTGGACGGAGGTGACGGGGCGCATGCGGAACTCGCCAATCTTCACGATGCGTTCGGGGCTGGAGACATCCAGCACGCGGACGTGGGAGGCGTTGAACTCGGTGCCCTCGAAGGCGATGGTGCAGCCCGCGAAGGTGCCCACCGCGCTGTGGTGCGCGTAGGCGCCGTGCACGTAGGTGCCCAGGGTGCGCACGTTGTCCAGGTCGGTGACGTCCAGCACCGCGTAGCCGCCATAGGAGTTGCTGACGTAGAGGCGCCCGCCGTAGGCGAAGGCGTCATGCGGGGAGCTGAGATCGCCGTCGGGCGGCGGCAGGATGCTCTGGCGCAGCACGGGCTCCAGGGGCCGCGAGACGTCGAAGACGAGCAGCATCTGGCCGCCGGACATGGCGTAGAGCCGGTCTCCGTCGACGAGCACGGTGTGCGCGCCGAAGTCACCGCCGCCCGGCAGGCTGCGCACGAACCGGGGAGACGCGGGGTCGGTGATGTCGAAGAGGACGACGCCCGTGGCGGCGCTGGCGACATAGAGGGCATCGCCCTTCGCCCAGACGCCGTTCCAGGAGTTGTCGCCGGGCAGGCTGATGGTCGTCTTGAGGACGGTGTGCGCCCGGTCCTTCACGTCGAAGACGGTGAGCCCGCCGAGCCGCCCGAACTTCGGCAGGGAGACGACGTAGGCGTGCTCCCTGGCCACGTAGACGTCCACGGACTCGCCCAGGGGCACGGGCGCCTCGGAGACGAGCCGCATGCCGCCCGAGGACTCCGCCTCGCCCGCGGGCCACGTCATCCGGTGCGCCTCGAAGGTGCCCGTCTGGGAGAAGCGGCCATCGCGGCAGCGGGCGTAGCAGCCGGTGACGAGGCCCGGCGAGGGCACCTTGCAACCCACCAGCGCGGTGACGGTGGTGACGTTGAGGAAGGTGCGCTCCGTGGAGAGGAAGAAGGCACCGCCGTCGGTG contains these protein-coding regions:
- a CDS encoding LVIVD repeat-containing protein; its protein translation is MTRLAPPFLRPLLSACVLSLSVLSGCDKAPDPVPDAGTSVPTEDSGTDAGSLPDWDGTYTELEERGDWLDRGRFAPCTFDSQSAPASLSCEDLARFDVSQCDPDALASVGASGVYLADLRAETRLSDGGTRISGLSAGFKLEVDGGGTLNNSPFRVRNTDGGAFFLSTERTFLNVTTVTALVGCKVPSPGLVTGCYARCRDGRFSQTGTFEAHRMTWPAGEAESSGGMRLVSEAPVPLGESVDVYVAREHAYVVSLPKFGRLGGLTVFDVKDRAHTVLKTTISLPGDNSWNGVWAKGDALYVASAATGVVLFDITDPASPRFVRSLPGGGDFGAHTVLVDGDRLYAMSGGQMLLVFDVSRPLEPVLRQSILPPPDGDLSSPHDAFAYGGRLYVSNSYGGYAVLDVTDLDNVRTLGTYVHGAYAHHSAVGTFAGCTIAFEGTEFNASHVRVLDVSSPERIVKIGEFRMRPVTSVHNMLLVGKRLYVAWYMDGVRVLDVSNPTRPRQVAHFNTFQESHPEASDIIFQGTYGIRVPGDGYVYTANVPRGLVILNEP